TGTAGGAGGGGAAGCTTGGTCTTCCAGTTTGGACTCACGTCTCGGCCCACGTCTTCGCCCCTCGCGGGGGTCCTCGCTGGATTGGTCGTCGTCGTCCTGGGGCTCCGGCTCTTTGGTGATGATAGACACTTTCTGACGGATCTGTGGAGGATGTAACAGTGAACAAGGATATAATAAAGTGTTTCAAAGGGTGGTTTGTGAAAACATCTAGTTGGGTTAAATAGGTTATAAAGTGACTAGGGATGCCTTTAAAGGGATAGTCCAGTCTTGTGGTGGTGTGATTACCTGTGCGTCAAAACGACTGAGGGACTGGACCAGGTAGGTGGCCCAGCCCACGTGGAGGACGGGGGTGGGGCTTCCCTCCTCCCACTTACAGATACCGTCATAAAACCGCAACAGGTGGGCAAAGCATTCTGGGTCCTGGAGGGCCGAGAGGGCGGCAGCCTGTATGGGCTGGTCCTGAGGTGGAGGTAGAAGGGGCGAgatagggggtgagagagagaagagcggggcgagagagagggaagagagaggggaagagaaatcAATGGAACATAGGAAGGAAGAAGGAAATGAGTAGAtaatagatagagggatagaggggggaagtTAGATGAAAGGGGTCCATTCAACACATCAATGAAAGGCAGCTGTCATATGAGATATTATTAATGCATCATTCTGGGACATGAGATTAAAATGAGAAGGGGAAAAATGTTTACTCTGTTCTTAATGATGTAAAATTCCACTAGTCATTACcttttctcctccctcccctccgctCTCGGCAGCTGCAGCCGTCTCCTTCAGCAGGGTGGGGATGACGTCGTTGGCGATGTCGAAAAACTCCTTGTAGATCTCTTCATCCTCGCGGAAGTAGTTGTAGCTGGGGGAGTGAGATCATTGTACATTGTTATAAAGCACATGAGGTTTGACTTCTTTAAAAAGTGTCAGTTCATGATGACCTTTCATTCATTCAATTAGGTTATTTATTCTCCACGTACGCAGTAAAAGGGATATTAAAAGGTGTGAACACTTGTATCCCTTCTTTTTTTTCAAGAACCCAAAACCACGACAGAAAATACTCAAACGGCATTTTATTTATATTGGTAGATCACATGCCATGATCCTTGTTGTCGTGACAGCAAGCCGAGGGAGCCGAGACTGAAGAACAATGCGTGAAACAGGAAAGGCAGAGAGGTAAAGGGAAGTCAAGAGGAGAGGGAATGTACTGACTTGCCTCTCTGGTGCacacatcctagagacagagacagaaagagaccaaCAGAGAAACAGGAGAAAATCGGTCTCGTCGGCTGTTCCCTGTGATCGGGTCGGTCAGTATTTTTAGCCCCTGCAGGCCGATGAACAGTGTTTATGTGGGAGTAAAGTGCAGGTTTACTGCCCCACGAGGACCAGAGCCAAGGCTGGAGGAAAGCTCCCTGCGATTGCCTGTCCTGAGGACATCGTATTTAGGCTACACACACCCTGTTAGTCAGACAGAATTATGCCCCTAGAAGACACGCATGCAATATAATGAGTACAGTGCCATACAAAACCACAAGCTAGCCTGAAAGGACATGGTCAGACAACTTGTTCCAGATTTAAGTCTACAAAACACTGTAATTAAGAGCCTAACGTTCCTGAGAGGCATCTGCTGCCCTCTGCTGTCAGAAAGGTGAAACAGTAACTGGTGTAAATTGTCACTGCATACCTCAGCAAAAGATGGTCAACAGGGTTTGCCTCAGTACCCATTGTTTCAATACTAATAATTAATAATCATGtaactttgttgttgttgttgtattttaccccctttatCTACCTAATTTCAATCGTCTCATCCCTGCAACTCTCCAACGGCctcgagaggcgaaggtcaagtcatacgtcctccaaaacatgacctgccaaaccgcgcttcttaacaccgctcgcttaacccggaagccagccgcagcaatgtgtcggaggaaacaccattcacctGACCACCGagatcagcctgcaggcacccggcccaccacaaggagtcgctagagagcaatgagccaagtaaagccacccccccagccaaaccctcacggtacctggacgatgctgggtaAATTGCGCACCGCCCTgtgtgactcccaatcacggccggttgtgacacagcccagGATCCAACCCGGGTCTgtggtgatgcctctagcactgcgaagcAATGCCTTAGaatgctgtgccactcgggaggtcaAATTTGACTTTTATAGCCCTTTTCATTGGGAAGTTAAGGGACACTTAAATGAACGATGCCAAAGGTTATTTCTGTGGGCCAAACATACCTTTTTACCATTAAACACAGATAGTTGACACAGAGCAGCCGCGTAAGGAGCATAGAGAAGGTAGCTAAGCTAGTTGCTCCAGTAACTTACTCCTGCATGACCTGTGCAGCCTCGGCCCAGGCCCCCAGTGCCTCCCGGACCTCCCTGTGTCTGTAGTGGTAGCCAGCCAGGTACATGAAAGGGTAGATGTGTTCGTTGTTGTAGTACTTCTTAGCAGAGTTCACAGCCTggaaaaaattaaaaattaaaaacacacatacatgcaaGGTATGAATAACTCCTCAAAATGAGCTGATTAAATTATATTTCAAGGATGATTTTGTTAAGATGACGTTTCAAATCAAAATGTCACCGCTTTATTGTTGGTGTACAGATCCACACACTCACTTTAAGGTGGATGGTGTAGGGGTTCTCTTTGCCAGGGATGGGCTCCTGATCCTCCAGGTCAGCCAGGGTGCCCATGGCCATGGGATATCTGTGGCACAGCAAGGGAAAAGAGCCACTTGGTTGATATGACAGAACAATAACATGCTTACAACAAAAAATATAATTCATTTGGATGTAACCAATAAGCATTTTCACCACAACACTTCAAAACGAATGTAGTATTTCAACAAGCTTTTGAGATGCATCAAAAAATAAATCACCTTTCCAGGTCTCCTCGCTCATAGAGCAGCCATAGAAGCCTCTGTGTAGGAAAAAGATCAGAGAGACCGAGGACAACACAGAAAAGCATTTATGAGTTAAATATAAACTACAGTTCCAGCCAGCGTGATGTCTTTGATGATGCCAACAGGTGCGTTTTAGGTGAAACTCTCCCCTTACAATATTCATTATATCACACTTATCATCCCCAATGTGCTGATGGTGGTCACACCTGTTGAAGCTGTAGCATCTCAGAGCTGTCAGTGTGCAGGTCCAGTGAAGGGTTGATGGCACACACCATGAAGGCCACCTCCATGTTCCTGTTACACTTCATATAGGAACCCTTCAGGTACAGCCAGCTCTGGAGGACAGGGGGGAGAtgggggttagggttgagaggtgTTGTACTGTGTTTACAAGTTCAAGGTTTGTGTGTAGAACAGCAGTTCTAAGTTGATAAGTAGCTATATTAAAAaggtgtgtgagtgcatgttaTTATAATGTAATTGCAAGGGGTGGAAGTATCTCTGTACCTTACTTACCCTCTCGCCGACACCGGCGGCAACTGTCTGCCCCCTCCGGTCCTCGTTGCCCTTGCCGTGCCAGGTGACCTCAGCTGTCTCCTCTCCGTTCTTGCCAAAGATGACCCAGGCGTGGTCCTCGGACAGGGCCAGGTGCACATCCCGCAGCCCCAGAACCTGGCACGCTGCCACCACTGCAAATGCCACCCCCGAGCTGTCCAGCTTTGTGCCTgttcaaaataaagaaaagcaaTAGGATTGAGTTAGTAACAGCTTTAGCCTCCTTCAGACAAAACAACCTTGTATTTTAGTCAAACTATACAACATGCTTTCCTGTTTGTGAACAATGGTTTTTATTGGGTCACAAGGGCAATACaatcacacaaaaaaacattactTTTCCCGGGTATTTTGTTATCCCCCCCCACTTACACACCGTCCCATCCCCACCTATCCCAAACATACCCCAGTCAAACacactaccagtcaaatgtttggacacacctactcattccagggtttctttattttactattttctacattgtagaataatagtgaagacatcaaaactatgaaataacacatatggaatcatgttgtaacccaaaaggtgttaaacgaatcaaaatatatcttatatttgagattcttcaaagtagccaccctttgccttgacagctttgcattcttggcattctctcaatcagcttcacgaggtagtcacctggaatgcatttcaaagaacaagtgtgccttgttagaagttaatttgtggaatttctttccttcttagtgcgtttgagccaatcagttgtgttgtgacaaggtagggatgatatacagaaggtagccctatttggtaaaagaccaagtccatattatgggaaaaacagctcaaataagtgaagagaaacgacagtccatcattactttaagacataacggtcagtcaatctggaacctttcaagaactttgaaagtttcttcaagtgcagtcgcaaaaacatcaagcgctatgatgaaactggctctcatgaagaccgccacaggaaaagaagacccagaattacctctgctgcagaggataagttcattagagttaactgcacctcagattacagcccaaataaatgcttcccagagttcaagtaacagacacatctcaacatcaactgttcagaggagactgcgtgaatcaggccttcatggttgaattgctacaaagaaaccactgctaaaggataccaataagaagagacttgcttgggccaagaaacacgagcaatggacattagatcggtggaaatatgtccgttggtctgatgagtccaaatttgagatgtttagTTCCAACCGTCGTaactttgtgagacgcagagtaggcgaacggatgatctccgcatgtgtagttcccaccgtgaagcatagaggaggaggtgtgatggtgtgggggtgctttgctggtgacaatcagttatttagaagtcaaggcacacttaaccagcagggctaccacagtattctgcaacgatacgccatcccatctggtttgcgcttagtgggactataatttcttttccaacaggacaatgacccaacacacctccaggctatgtaagggatatttgaccaaggataatgatggagtgctgcatcagatgacctggcctccatcatcacccaacaccaacccaattgagatggtttgggatgagttggaccgtaaagtgaaggaaaagcagccaacaagtgctcagcatatgtgggaactccttcaagactgttggaaaagcattcaaggtgaagcttgtggagagaatgccaagagtgtgcaaagctgtcatcaaggcaaagggtggctactttaaagtttggggtcacttggaaaagtccttgttttttaaagtaaagcacattttttgtcaattaaaataacataaaattgatccgaaatacagtgtagacattgttaatgctgtAAATGACTATCGCAGCtggattttttaatggaatatctacataggcgtacagatgcccattatcagcaaccatcacttctgtgttccaatggcacgttgtgttagctattccaattttatcattttaaaaggctaattgatcattagaaaacacttttgcaattatgttagcagagatgaactgttgttctgattatagaagcaataaaactggccttctttagactagttgagtatctggagcatcagcatttgtgggttcgattacaggctcaaaatggccagaaacaaagacctttcttctgaaactcgtcagtctattattgttctgagaaatgaaggctattccatgcgagaaattgccaagaaactgaagatctcatacaacgctgtgtactactcccttcacagaacagcgcaaactgtctctaaccagaatagaaagaggagtgggaggccccagtgcacaactgagaaagaggacaagtatattagtgtgtctagtttgagaaacagatgcctcacaagtcctcaatagtacccgcaaaacaccagtctcgacGTCAACAGTGaacaggcgactccgggatgctggccgtctaggcagagttcctctgtccagtgtctgtgttttgcTCATCTGAATCTTTTCTTCTTATTGTCCAGTCTAGGATATGGCTTTTCCTtgaaagccagcatcccggagtcgcctcttaagTGTTGACgtcgagactggtgttttgcgggtactatttaatgaagctgccagataaggacttgtgaggcttctgttcctcaaactagacacactaatgtacttgtcctccagatactcaactagtctaaagaaggcccgtattattgcttctttaatcagaacaacagttttcaacggtgctaacataattgcaaaagggttttctaatgatcaattagccttttaaaatgacagAATAAGACGTATGATATGATCAGCCATGTACCCCAAATCCTACCTGTGATGAGACTGAAGAGGGATTGGATGTGGGCGCGGTCCTTAAAGTAGGAGCGGCTCAGGCTGTTCCAGATGACGTCAGACACCTTCTTCACCAGTTCCCTGCTGGATCCGCCGGCAGGCCTGCGGTACTGAGACAGGTCCACTGCTCCCCGGATTTGGGCAGTGAAACGCTCACGTAGGGCCGACAGCATCCCTAACTCCACTGTAGGGAAGCAGGAGTTTGGACAGTCGGGCTCCAGTGGCTCGAAGCGCACCCCCGGGACGTTTATTGGTATGACCCGGTTCACGGCCAGGAAGTGTTCAACGAAGCCCAGGACCAATGAGAGAAGGGCCAGGTCCGGTTCGGGTTTACGGAGCTCCGCGTCGAACAACGCAACCACACCATCGATCCCCTTTAGGGGAAAGTGTTTCTTCTGGGCTGAGTGTAGTCCCATGTTGACCCCTCTCATCCGTCACAGTTCGCAGTCACTCACTAGGCCGGTGTGTCTTCTCCACTCTCAGCTGCAGTGATGTCATAGG
This is a stretch of genomic DNA from Salvelinus alpinus chromosome 11, SLU_Salpinus.1, whole genome shotgun sequence. It encodes these proteins:
- the LOC139534626 gene encoding menin-like isoform X1, which translates into the protein MRGVNMGLHSAQKKHFPLKGIDGVVALFDAELRKPEPDLALLSLVLGFVEHFLAVNRVIPINVPGVRFEPLEPDCPNSCFPTVELGMLSALRERFTAQIRGAVDLSQYRRPAGGSSRELVKKVSDVIWNSLSRSYFKDRAHIQSLFSLITGTKLDSSGVAFAVVAACQVLGLRDVHLALSEDHAWVIFGKNGEETAEVTWHGKGNEDRRGQTVAAGVGERVSKSWLYLKGSYMKCNRNMEVAFMVCAINPSLDLHTDSSEMLQLQQRLLWLLYERGDLERYPMAMGTLADLEDQEPIPGKENPYTIHLKAVNSAKKYYNNEHIYPFMYLAGYHYRHREVREALGAWAEAAQVMQDYNYFREDEEIYKEFFDIANDVIPTLLKETAAAAESGGEGGEKDQPIQAAALSALQDPECFAHLLRFYDGICKWEEGSPTPVLHVGWATYLVQSLSRFDAQIRQKVSIITKEPEPQDDDDQSSEDPREGRRRGPRRESKLEDQASPPTQSTPTTPVPPPTQPAQAKKVGGEGGTRRRSSGLRGGDPEGKAKSPSPVPSPAQQLPSPSVGPLVAFQSKKMKGMKELLSAAKINSSAIKLQLTAQSQVQMKRQKSTQSGDYTMSFMKRQRKSL
- the LOC139534626 gene encoding menin-like isoform X2 — protein: MRGVNMGLHSAQKKHFPLKGIDGVVALFDAELRKPEPDLALLSLVLGFVEHFLAVNRVIPINVPGVRFEPLEPDCPNSCFPTVELGMLSALRERFTAQIRGAVDLSQYRRPAGGSSRELVKKVSDVIWNSLSRSYFKDRAHIQSLFSLITGTKLDSSGVAFAVVAACQVLGLRDVHLALSEDHAWVIFGKNGEETAEVTWHGKGNEDRRGQTVAAGVGERSWLYLKGSYMKCNRNMEVAFMVCAINPSLDLHTDSSEMLQLQQRLLWLLYERGDLERYPMAMGTLADLEDQEPIPGKENPYTIHLKAVNSAKKYYNNEHIYPFMYLAGYHYRHREVREALGAWAEAAQVMQDYNYFREDEEIYKEFFDIANDVIPTLLKETAAAAESGGEGGEKDQPIQAAALSALQDPECFAHLLRFYDGICKWEEGSPTPVLHVGWATYLVQSLSRFDAQIRQKVSIITKEPEPQDDDDQSSEDPREGRRRGPRRESKLEDQASPPTQSTPTTPVPPPTQPAQAKKVGGEGGTRRRSSGLRGGDPEGKAKSPSPVPSPAQQLPSPSVGPLVAFQSKKMKGMKELLSAAKINSSAIKLQLTAQSQVQMKRQKSTQSGDYTMSFMKRQRKSL